The sequence CGCTGATGAAGTAGTCCGGCAGCTGCGCGGCCGGGTCCTCGGCAAACGGCATCGCCTTGGCGTTGACCAGGTGGCGGTAGGCCAGCAGCTCGAAGGAGAACACGTCCACCTTCTCCTTGGACTTCTTGCCTTCGCGGATCACGTTGCGGCTGTAGTGGTGCGCGAACGACGGCTCGATGCCGTTGGAGGCGTTGTTGGCCAGCGACAGCGAGATGGTGCCGGTCGGGGCGATGGAGCTGTGGTGGGTGAAACGCGAACCGACGGCGGCCAGTTCATCCACCAGCTCCGGGGCCACGCTGGCCACGCGCTGCATGTAGCGGCTGTACTTTGCGTGCAGCACCTTGCCTTCGATCTTCTGGCCGACCTTCCAGCCGTCCTTCTTCATCTCCGGGCGCTTGCGCAGCATCTCGGCGGTGACCTCGAAGGCCTCGTCCATGATCGGCGCGGCGCCCTTTTCCTTGGCCAGGGCCAGGCCGGTTTCCCAGCCGGCAATCGCCATGTCGCGGGCGATGGCTTCGGTGAACTCGCACGATTCCTTGGAGCCGTACTTCATCTTGAGCATGGTCAGGGTCGAGCCCAGGCCCAGGAAGCCCATGCCGTGGCGGCGCTTGCGCATGATCTCGTTGCGCTGCTGCTCCAGCGGCAGGCCGTTGACCTCGACCACGTTGTCGAGCATGCGGGTGAACACGCGCACGACTTCCTTGTACTCGTCCCAGTCGAAGGAGGCCTTGTCGGTGAACGGGTCGCGCACGAACTTGGTCAGGTTGACCGAGCCCAGCAGGCAGGCGCCGTACGGCGGCAGCGGCTGCTCGCCGCACGGGTTGGTGGCGCGGATGGTCTCGCACCACCAGTTGTTGTTCATCTCGTTGACGCGGTCGATCAGGATGAAGCCCGGCTCGGCGTAGTCATAGGTGGACACCATGATCATGTCCCACAGGTGACGCGCCTTGATGTGCCCGTAAATCTTGCAGGCCACCAGGCCGTCGTCGCGCACGATGTAACCCTCGTGCGTCGGCCAGTCGCGCCACACCACCTTGCTGGCGTCGGCGACGTCGATGTCGCCTTCTTCCTTGCGGTTGACCGGGAACACCAGCGGCCACTCGGCATCGTTCTCCACGGCCTGCATGAAGCCGTCGGTGATCAGCAGCGAGAGGTTGAACTGGCGCAGGCGGCCGTCCTCGCGCTTGGCGCGGATGAAGTCGCGCACGTCCGGGTGGGAGACGTCGAAGGTGCCCATCTGCGCGCCGCGACGGCCACCGGCCGAGGACACGGTGAAGCACATCTTGTCGTAGATATCCATGAAGGACATCGGGCCGGAGGTGTAGGCGCCGGCGCCGGCGACGAACGCTCCGCGCGGACGCAGCGTGGAGAACTCATAGCCGATGCCGCAGCCGGCCTTCAGGGTCAGGCCCGCTTCGTGGACCTTCTCCAGGATGCCGTCCATCGAGTCGCCGATGGTGCCGGAGACGGTGCAGTTGATGGTGCTGGTGGCCGGCTTGTGTTTCTGGGCACCGGCGTTGGAGGTGATGCGGCCGGCCGGGATCGCCCCGCGGCGCAGCGCCCACACGAAGCGCTCGTACCAGTGGGCACGCAGCTCGTCGGTCGCCTCGGCATCGGCCAGGGCGCGGGCCACGCGCTGGTAGGTGGCGTCGATGTCGGCGTCCAGCGCCTCGCCCTGCTTGGTCTTGAGACGGTACTTCTTGTCCCAGATGTCCAGCGAGGCCGGCTGCAGGGGAACGAGATCCGATCGGTTGGGATTGCTGACCACTTCCAGACGCACCGTGCTCATGATTGTGGAATTCTCCTTGGGCACCTTGCGGTGCGGGTTAACGTGGTCCCCGACGGGCTGGAAGCAGCAACGACGGGCGATCAACGCATGGCAGGCGCCGCCGGTAAAAAACCGGCAGGCGGCCGGCCTGCGCCGGTGGTCTGCATCGCTTGATTCGTCATTGCACGCCTTCCGAACGGGGGGTGCTGGCACCCCGGGGTTCAACCCTACTTCTTGGGGACGCTCTACGCATCAACCCAACATCTAGTGGCTGATGGCGGACCCAAGCTTACCCAGCCCAAGGGTGATGTCAAACGGAAAATTGTGCGTCGGGGGGCTTGCAATCTGTGAACCCCGCACGGTTCCTGCGATTGCGGGCGATGGCCGATTTTCATTGTCGATTTAGCCGGCTGTGGCCAAACTCCCGTTCAGCATCTTCGTCCCCGTGGCCGCCTCCGGCGGCCCCCTGCCCTGGACCCCTACAGCCCCATGCGACCGTTCCCGACCCTGCTGACCCTCGCCCTGGCCGCTGCCTTCGGTGGTTTCACCGCCACCGCGATCAACGAACACCTGGACAACCGCGCCCGGGCCGCCACCCCGTCCGCGGCACTGCCCGCCACCACCTCGCTGCCGGCCAGCGTGGCCGGCCAGCCGCTGCCCTCGCTGGCGCCGATGCTGGAGAAAACCCTGCCGGCGGTGGTCAGCGTCAATACCAAGCAGGTGGTGCGGGTGCGCAACCCGTTCTTCGACGACCCGTTCTTCCGCCGCCTGTTCCCGCAGGTGCCGCAGGAGCGGATCAACGAGTCGCTGGGTTCGGGCGTGATCATCGATGCGCGCCAGGGCTACGTGCTGACCAACCACCACGTGATCGAGAACGCCGACGACGTGCAGGTGACCCTGGCCGACGGGCGAACGGTCAAGGCCGAGTTCATCGGCTCGGACGCCGATACCGACGTGGCGCTGATCCGCATCCCGGCCCAGGGCCTGACCGAGATCCGGCTGGGCGACAGCGACCAGCTGCGGGTCGGTGACTTCGTGGTCGCCATCGGCAACCCGTTCGGCTTCAGCCAGACGGTGACCAGCGGCATCGTCTCGGCGGTGGGCCGCAGCGGCATCCGCGGCCTGGGCTACCAGAACTTCATCCAGACCGATGCCTCGATCAACCCGGGCAACTCCGGTGGCGCGCTGGTGAACCTGGCCGGGCAGCTGGTCGGCATCAACACCGCCAGCTTCAACCCGCAGGGCTCGATGGCCGGCAACATCGGCCTGGGCCTGGCGATCCCGTCCAACCTGGCGCGCGACGTGGTCGAGCAGCTGATCAAGAACGGCGTGGTGGTGCGCGGCACGATGGGCGTGGAAACCCAGAACCTGACCGCGGCCATCGCCCAGGGCCTGGGACTGGCCGATTCGACCCGCGGCGCGCTGGTCACCCGCGTGCATGCCGGTTCCGGCGGCGCGGCGGCCGGGCTGAAACCGGGCGACGTGATCGTGGCGGTCAACGGCCAGCGCGTGGACAGTGCGCAGGCGCTGCACAACTACGAGGGCCTGCAGCCGGTGGGCAGCGTGCTGACCCTGGACGTGCGCCGTGACGGCAAGTCGCTGCAGCTCAAGGCCGCGCTGAAGGAACAGCCGCGCGCGGTGGTCGGCGACACGCTGGACCCGCGCCTGTCCGGTGCGACCTTCGCCGACCTGCCCGAGTCACTGCGCCAGAGCGGGCTGACCGGCGTGCTGGTCAGCGAGGTGGCGCGCAACAGCCGGGCGGCGAGCTCGGGCCTGGCGGCCGGCGACATCATCCAGGCCGCCACCAGCGGCGAGTTCGTCGACCTGGCCAGCTGGCGCGCGAGCTTCGAGCAGCGCCCGGCGCAGCTGGTCGTCCGCATCCGCCGCGGCAACGTGCGTGGCGAGCTGGTGATGCGATGATCCCTTCGCCATGACGCGACCTGCACCGGTGCGGTGCTATCCCTGTTGG is a genomic window of Stenotrophomonas sp. Marseille-Q4652 containing:
- a CDS encoding adenosylcobalamin-dependent ribonucleoside-diphosphate reductase; translated protein: MSTVRLEVVSNPNRSDLVPLQPASLDIWDKKYRLKTKQGEALDADIDATYQRVARALADAEATDELRAHWYERFVWALRRGAIPAGRITSNAGAQKHKPATSTINCTVSGTIGDSMDGILEKVHEAGLTLKAGCGIGYEFSTLRPRGAFVAGAGAYTSGPMSFMDIYDKMCFTVSSAGGRRGAQMGTFDVSHPDVRDFIRAKREDGRLRQFNLSLLITDGFMQAVENDAEWPLVFPVNRKEEGDIDVADASKVVWRDWPTHEGYIVRDDGLVACKIYGHIKARHLWDMIMVSTYDYAEPGFILIDRVNEMNNNWWCETIRATNPCGEQPLPPYGACLLGSVNLTKFVRDPFTDKASFDWDEYKEVVRVFTRMLDNVVEVNGLPLEQQRNEIMRKRRHGMGFLGLGSTLTMLKMKYGSKESCEFTEAIARDMAIAGWETGLALAKEKGAAPIMDEAFEVTAEMLRKRPEMKKDGWKVGQKIEGKVLHAKYSRYMQRVASVAPELVDELAAVGSRFTHHSSIAPTGTISLSLANNASNGIEPSFAHHYSRNVIREGKKSKEKVDVFSFELLAYRHLVNAKAMPFAEDPAAQLPDYFISADDISPKEHVDVQAAAQKWVDSSISKTANVPTDYPYEDFKDIYRYAHQQGLKGCTTFRFNPAAFQGVLVKEADLENTTYRFELEDGQTIEVKGNEQIEYDGELHTAANLFDALKEGYYGKF
- a CDS encoding Do family serine endopeptidase; this encodes MRPFPTLLTLALAAAFGGFTATAINEHLDNRARAATPSAALPATTSLPASVAGQPLPSLAPMLEKTLPAVVSVNTKQVVRVRNPFFDDPFFRRLFPQVPQERINESLGSGVIIDARQGYVLTNHHVIENADDVQVTLADGRTVKAEFIGSDADTDVALIRIPAQGLTEIRLGDSDQLRVGDFVVAIGNPFGFSQTVTSGIVSAVGRSGIRGLGYQNFIQTDASINPGNSGGALVNLAGQLVGINTASFNPQGSMAGNIGLGLAIPSNLARDVVEQLIKNGVVVRGTMGVETQNLTAAIAQGLGLADSTRGALVTRVHAGSGGAAAGLKPGDVIVAVNGQRVDSAQALHNYEGLQPVGSVLTLDVRRDGKSLQLKAALKEQPRAVVGDTLDPRLSGATFADLPESLRQSGLTGVLVSEVARNSRAASSGLAAGDIIQAATSGEFVDLASWRASFEQRPAQLVVRIRRGNVRGELVMR